One part of the Lotus japonicus ecotype B-129 chromosome 2, LjGifu_v1.2 genome encodes these proteins:
- the LOC130735941 gene encoding uncharacterized protein LOC130735941, producing the protein MVYAEGDESFPMFSIDPRTYVEICKLLEDCLVVKLLGKHIGYGALCEKLRVKGKLSGGYEVHDVHHGYFLVNFDKKEDKGRVTSEAPWLIYDHYLAVKPWTPDFVAANSTINTIVVWIRIPGLGFQFYGKNILMTLASAVGTPIKVDLNTTYMHRGKFARICVEIDLNKPVLGVVGLEGTWYNVEYEGLHSLFLKCRYYGHLSRNCTTQPIHAGSNRETQGASETTVAAGEKATSTTNVTTPIPTPEEIVTTQGPPAQVTIPSVITKSGSIAIKT; encoded by the coding sequence ATGGTGTATGCGGAGGGGGATGAGTCTTTCCCCATGTTCTCTATTGATCCACGCACATATGTGGagatttgtaaacttttggaggATTGCCTCGTGGTGAAGCTATTAGGTAAACATATTGGTTATGGAGCTCTTTGTGAGAAGCTGAGAGTGAAGGGGAAATTGTCTGGAGGATATGAGGTGCATGATGTGCACCATGGCTACTTTCTTGTAAATTTTGACAAGAAGGAGGATAAGGGGCGGGTAACATCAGAGGCACCTTGGCTTATCTATGATCATTACCTCGCAGTTAAGCCTTGGACGCCAGACTTTGTTGCGGCGAACTCGACGATCAACACTATTGTTGTTTGGATTCGCATTCCAGGTCTTGGCTTCCAATTCTATGGCAAGAATATTCTCATGACGTTGGCGTCAGCGGTGGGAACACCCATCAAAGTGGATTTGAACACAACATATATGCATAGAGGCAAGTTTGCACGTATATGTGTAGAGATTGATCTTAACAAACCGGTGCTTGGAGTTGTGGGGTTAGAAGGCACTTGGTACAATGTGGAGTACGAGGGTCTCCATTCGCTATTTCTGAAATGTAGGTATTATGGACACCTCTCACGTAATTGCACCACGCAACCCATTCACGCAGGTTCAAATAGAGAAACGCAGGGAGCGAGCGAAACGACGGTGGCGGCTGGCGAGAAGGCAACGAGCACAACGAACGTTACAACCCCAATACCGACGCCAGAGGAAATTGTAACGACACAAGGGCCACCAGCGCAAGTCACGATTCCCTCAGTGATTACGAAGTCAGGATCGATAGCCATTAAAACCTGA
- the LOC130735940 gene encoding uncharacterized protein LOC130735940 — MRIGCGAIIRDAFGNWISSTSGSYGTGSAFAVEILTMELGHQHGWSVGYRNVVCCTDCPQALMVLQPRAAVDDYWAREDIARVRGLLQQDWQVMLLPIPRDKNSAADSLARHAAREGSPQCVWGQPPSSLIYFLLQDFVS, encoded by the coding sequence ATGAGGATAGGTTGTGGTGCCATAATCAGGGATGCGTTTGGGAATTGGATTTCTAGCACATCAGGTAGTTATGGCACAGGGTCAGCTTTCGCGGTGGAGATCCTGACTATGGAGCTTGGCCACCAACACGGTTGGAGCGTTGGCTATCGAAACGTTGTCTGCTGCACGGATTGTCCACAAGCGTTGATGGTGCTGCAACCTAGAGCTGCAGTGGATGACTATTGGGCGAGGGAGGACATTGCACGAGTTAGAGGTTTACTCCAGCAAGATTGGCAGGTTATGCTACTCCCGATACCGCGTGACAAGAACTCAGCTGCAGATTCGCTGGCTCGCCATGCTGCAAGGGAGGGTTCGCCACAGTGTGTTTGGGGACAACCTCCTTCTAGCCTGATTTATTTCCTTTTGCAGGATTTTGTTAGTTAG